Proteins encoded within one genomic window of Christensenellaceae bacterium:
- a CDS encoding HAD family hydrolase: protein MMNEYKASPQPRFTDFSFSVDGTLIDRKGNIRDGVLLLINLIKQNYPDAHINIISSLPYENAKNAVDQINSRLAWHGMGPIAPNYSCLSGAVFVESNGRAYTATSLPADFIKGAIEIAKYHDPMATVYLNVCDDIDLTAIDKDLYGDAQGQRALSVQHKSEFHSESWIKRNLYDRVVEYLKTKVQPDFPTEAVSKQQFEEDLEQNKVRTIQMSSISKTFSKEIFGDLKKYAAEYNQANGTNIKITPGSAAIEISSNGKEWGYAQLIGTPNEKHMYIGDGNNDCKILEAVKNAGGCAIGFRKMPAAKSGNYAATEFDQVIKIIKHEHAGGHPNEYADTKTAREEIENQSDSKFLGVISAIHTPLATPVAKVKSLFNENPMDK, encoded by the coding sequence ATGATGAACGAATATAAAGCATCCCCACAACCACGATTTACCGACTTCAGTTTTAGCGTAGACGGCACTTTGATTGACCGAAAAGGAAACATCCGCGACGGAGTTCTTTTGCTGATTAACCTAATCAAGCAAAACTACCCTGATGCCCATATAAATATTATCTCAAGTTTGCCCTATGAAAATGCAAAAAATGCAGTTGACCAAATAAATTCAAGATTAGCATGGCATGGTATGGGGCCAATCGCACCAAATTACAGCTGTCTGTCAGGGGCCGTTTTTGTTGAAAGCAACGGCAGGGCGTATACTGCAACAAGTCTGCCCGCTGATTTTATTAAAGGTGCTATAGAAATTGCAAAATATCACGACCCGATGGCAACAGTCTACCTTAATGTATGTGACGACATAGACCTAACCGCTATAGACAAAGATCTTTATGGAGATGCTCAAGGGCAGCGGGCACTATCTGTGCAGCATAAATCTGAGTTTCACTCCGAAAGTTGGATAAAGCGTAATTTGTATGATAGAGTTGTAGAATATCTAAAAACAAAAGTACAGCCGGACTTCCCCACCGAAGCCGTGTCAAAACAGCAGTTCGAAGAGGATTTGGAACAAAACAAGGTGAGAACTATTCAAATGTCTTCAATCTCAAAAACCTTCAGCAAAGAAATCTTTGGCGATCTTAAAAAATATGCCGCAGAATATAACCAAGCAAACGGCACCAATATCAAAATAACACCCGGAAGTGCCGCTATCGAAATTTCGAGCAACGGAAAGGAATGGGGCTACGCTCAGCTTATAGGAACACCTAACGAGAAACATATGTATATAGGTGACGGCAACAACGACTGCAAAATTTTGGAGGCAGTTAAAAATGCAGGCGGATGCGCCATCGGTTTCAGAAAAATGCCCGCTGCAAAAAGCGGAAACTATGCCGCAACAGAATTTGATCAGGTCATAAAAATTATAAAACATGAACATGCTGGAGGCCATCCCAATGAATATGCCGATACAAAAACAGCAAGAGAAGAAATAGAAAATCAAAGTGATAGCAAGTTTTTAGGAGTAATCAGCGCAATACACACCCCGCTTGCAACTCCTGTAGCAAAAGTTAAGAGCTTGTTCAACGAAAACCCAATGGATAAATAA
- the cls gene encoding cardiolipin synthase, translating into MKRILRFFTSYKFVLGLMFLLNMAVLLLIAVYFNMAYYGIVQLVALFTALCVMGFNKDEQVYKAMWLLVILILPLFGTVLYLQAKGIYFSNRQRKKWAKIDRDTQKELLQDPKLMDELETRRHANTAKYLFSIDGAPVYVNTKVKYYGDGQSYVADLIEAIKDAQKFVLLEYYIIKPGRVWEDVLEALKERAANGVKVKIIYDDFGCADKFKKKYFKKLAWFHIEAVPFNKLRLTFNQFVNYRDHRKIAVVDGKVGFTGGINLADEYCNIKSPFGIWEDCGLRLMGDAVWPITVAFFRNYERACNKNVNLAEYKCDFEKDFEGSGFVQPFCSGPINDGCVARGAMLKLINDAKKYLYITTPYFIVDETILGALKMAAQSGVDVKIIIPGIPDRKIISCLSFSYFGELLRAGVKVFEYTQGFVHGKMILSDDKIACVGTINFDFRSFFLHFENAVMLYDDPIIFDIKKNFERLENSSEELNPQHLKERKWFSRFVGRILRLFAPMM; encoded by the coding sequence ATGAAAAGAATATTAAGATTTTTTACTTCGTATAAATTTGTGTTGGGGCTCATGTTCTTGCTGAACATGGCGGTTTTGCTGCTTATTGCGGTATATTTCAATATGGCTTATTACGGAATTGTTCAGCTTGTGGCGCTGTTTACCGCCCTTTGTGTGATGGGGTTTAATAAGGATGAGCAAGTATACAAGGCTATGTGGCTGCTGGTGATTTTAATTTTGCCGCTGTTTGGAACAGTGCTCTATCTGCAGGCAAAGGGCATTTATTTTTCTAACCGGCAGCGTAAAAAATGGGCAAAGATTGACCGGGATACGCAGAAAGAGCTTTTGCAGGACCCTAAGCTTATGGATGAGCTTGAAACCAGGAGGCATGCAAACACAGCCAAGTATCTATTTAGTATTGACGGCGCCCCGGTATATGTCAACACCAAGGTTAAATATTACGGTGACGGCCAAAGCTATGTGGCGGACCTGATAGAAGCCATTAAGGATGCTCAGAAGTTTGTTTTGCTGGAGTATTATATCATAAAACCCGGCAGAGTGTGGGAAGATGTTTTAGAAGCTCTAAAGGAGCGTGCTGCAAATGGTGTTAAGGTAAAAATTATCTATGACGATTTTGGGTGTGCCGATAAGTTCAAGAAAAAATACTTTAAAAAACTTGCATGGTTTCATATTGAAGCCGTGCCTTTTAACAAGCTTAGATTAACCTTTAACCAATTTGTAAATTATAGAGATCACCGTAAAATTGCGGTTGTTGACGGCAAAGTAGGGTTTACGGGCGGCATAAATCTTGCTGATGAATATTGCAATATCAAAAGCCCCTTCGGCATTTGGGAGGACTGCGGTCTGCGTCTTATGGGCGATGCTGTGTGGCCTATTACGGTTGCATTTTTCAGAAACTATGAACGTGCCTGCAACAAGAACGTAAATTTGGCGGAATATAAATGCGATTTTGAAAAGGATTTTGAGGGCAGCGGGTTTGTTCAGCCCTTTTGCAGCGGGCCTATAAACGACGGGTGCGTTGCAAGAGGAGCAATGCTCAAGCTAATAAATGACGCCAAAAAATATCTATATATCACAACACCATATTTTATTGTAGACGAAACGATATTGGGTGCGCTGAAAATGGCAGCGCAAAGCGGCGTGGATGTGAAGATTATAATCCCCGGAATTCCGGACCGAAAAATTATTAGCTGTTTATCATTTAGTTATTTTGGTGAGTTGCTGAGAGCAGGCGTTAAGGTTTTTGAATATACCCAAGGCTTTGTGCATGGAAAAATGATTTTGAGCGATGATAAAATTGCTTGTGTGGGTACAATAAATTTTGACTTCAGAAGCTTCTTTTTGCACTTTGAAAATGCTGTTATGCTGTATGATGACCCAATTATTTTTGATATAAAGAAAAATTTTGAAAGACTTGAAAACAGCTCAGAAGAGCTTAATCCTCAGCACTTAAAAGAGAGAAAATGGTTCAGCCGTTTTGTGGGCAGGATTTTGCGGCTGTTTGCTCCAATGATGTAA
- a CDS encoding nucleoside monophosphate kinase, translated as MEEYKQYLEQLKNNPPPLAINVVGPINGGKGTQCAILSKALGIPAISVGDLIRREQASGSELGEQFKYYTENRLIAPASMTLTLLAKRLCEQDCKNGYILEGYPRTWENAKGIRGYINFDMVMELQVPEKVLFERMAARGRSDDKQDKQNVGLSIYNAETLPIAKTLVDEDRYFVIKEVDTNFDLVRDSGLDGFNFGEFASLEYCKGNSAERKQEQKEAIYKYEFCRTKFDDYGELVAQALGIDLNDDLDIKTITKFINTRHTNMEILQAIEVYKTEEFLDEVYPQLNELKNKLGAVEDNFFKNVEERQKILENR; from the coding sequence ATGGAAGAATATAAGCAATATCTTGAGCAGCTCAAAAATAATCCTCCGCCTCTTGCAATAAATGTTGTGGGCCCAATCAATGGCGGAAAAGGTACACAGTGCGCTATTTTAAGCAAAGCTTTGGGCATACCCGCAATTTCGGTAGGAGACCTAATCAGACGGGAGCAGGCAAGCGGCTCTGAGCTTGGTGAACAGTTTAAGTATTATACTGAAAACAGATTGATTGCGCCGGCAAGTATGACTCTTACCCTTTTGGCAAAGAGGCTTTGTGAGCAGGACTGTAAAAACGGATATATTTTAGAGGGGTATCCCCGAACATGGGAAAACGCCAAAGGGATTAGGGGATATATCAACTTTGATATGGTTATGGAGCTTCAGGTGCCCGAAAAGGTTTTGTTTGAGCGTATGGCGGCAAGGGGTCGATCAGATGACAAACAGGATAAGCAAAATGTGGGTTTGAGTATTTATAATGCTGAAACCTTACCCATTGCAAAAACGCTGGTGGATGAGGATAGATATTTTGTGATTAAAGAGGTTGACACCAACTTTGATTTGGTGCGCGATAGCGGTCTTGATGGGTTTAATTTTGGAGAGTTTGCTTCACTTGAGTATTGCAAGGGCAACTCTGCCGAGCGAAAGCAGGAGCAAAAAGAAGCGATATATAAATATGAATTTTGCAGAACTAAGTTTGATGACTATGGCGAATTGGTTGCGCAGGCTTTGGGGATAGACCTAAATGATGATTTAGATATAAAAACAATAACAAAATTTATTAATACAAGGCACACCAATATGGAAATTCTTCAGGCCATAGAGGTTTATAAGACCGAGGAATTTTTGGATGAGGTGTATCCACAGTTGAATGAACTGAAAAATAAGCTTGGTGCGGTAGAGGACAACTTTTTTAAAAATGTAGAAGAGCGGCAGAAAATTTTAGAAAATCGATAG
- a CDS encoding HAD-IB family phosphatase — protein MIYFGDKVKEKLAKIKGGNFYVLSDYDQTITNGMSSWELPPHLKSSAPKFKKECEEVGTKFLGWLREYNKTNDPILRDKIVSWWYEEMGLFVKYKVSLSEMKETILNDGLVSVRSGTREFFEKLNKSNIPVVILSAGFVEVIETTLLRENCNFNNIEVFANRLEVDGDNRLLGVRGEMIHWLNKSENNLMAPTLEKIKNIPNVFLFGDQKSDIDMLPEHKRDGAIKIGFKSSRVIMPTETYLQYFDIACDDSSSFIELMNELKSKYGFDFG, from the coding sequence ATGATATACTTTGGCGATAAGGTAAAAGAGAAATTGGCCAAAATCAAAGGCGGCAACTTTTATGTGCTGAGTGATTATGACCAGACGATAACAAACGGCATGTCTTCATGGGAACTGCCTCCGCATTTGAAATCCTCAGCTCCGAAATTCAAGAAAGAATGTGAGGAGGTCGGCACCAAATTTTTGGGGTGGCTGAGAGAATATAATAAAACAAATGATCCCATTTTGAGAGATAAGATTGTCAGCTGGTGGTATGAAGAAATGGGCTTGTTTGTAAAATATAAGGTAAGCCTAAGCGAAATGAAAGAGACCATTCTTAATGACGGTCTTGTAAGTGTGCGAAGCGGAACCAGAGAATTTTTTGAAAAACTGAACAAAAGTAATATCCCTGTAGTTATTTTGTCGGCAGGATTTGTTGAAGTGATTGAAACTACGCTTTTGCGGGAAAATTGTAACTTTAACAACATTGAAGTATTTGCAAACCGCCTTGAGGTTGACGGCGACAACCGCCTGCTGGGTGTCAGGGGCGAGATGATACATTGGCTTAATAAATCTGAAAACAATTTAATGGCACCCACCCTAGAAAAGATAAAAAATATTCCCAACGTGTTTTTGTTTGGTGATCAGAAGAGCGACATTGATATGCTGCCAGAACATAAAAGAGACGGAGCCATCAAAATAGGGTTTAAGTCTAGCAGGGTTATTATGCCCACCGAAACATATCTGCAGTATTTTGATATTGCATGTGACGACAGCTCGTCCTTTATTGAGCTTATGAATGAACTTAAATCCAAATACGGCTTTGATTTTGGATAG
- a CDS encoding dipicolinate synthase subunit B, producing MKLNKINIGFAITGSFCMHQVVLQEIKKLKEKGHNVLPIFSLNTASLDTRFGKAVDFRAQVEEITGNSVIDTLMLAEPIGPKNMIDILVIAPCTGNTLSKLANAITDTAPTMVAKAHMRNNKPVVVGISTNDGLGLNMTNLARLMATKNIYFVPFRQDDYLNKPKSLVADFTLLDKTIESALSRQQLQPIIAKGADL from the coding sequence ATGAAACTGAATAAGATAAATATAGGATTTGCAATAACGGGCTCGTTTTGTATGCATCAGGTCGTTTTGCAGGAAATTAAAAAACTTAAAGAAAAAGGACACAATGTTTTGCCGATATTTTCACTGAATACAGCAAGCCTTGATACACGTTTTGGCAAAGCTGTGGATTTTAGGGCACAAGTGGAGGAAATTACCGGCAATAGTGTTATTGACACGCTGATGCTGGCAGAGCCCATTGGCCCCAAAAATATGATAGATATTTTGGTTATAGCTCCTTGCACGGGAAACACGCTCAGCAAGCTTGCAAATGCTATAACCGACACCGCGCCTACTATGGTGGCCAAGGCGCATATGCGCAACAACAAGCCGGTTGTGGTAGGGATATCCACTAATGATGGGTTGGGTCTTAATATGACAAATTTGGCTAGACTTATGGCTACCAAAAATATATATTTTGTGCCGTTTCGTCAGGATGATTATTTAAACAAGCCAAAGTCGCTTGTAGCAGACTTTACGCTCTTAGATAAGACTATAGAAAGTGCACTCAGCCGGCAGCAGCTGCAGCCGATAATTGCAAAAGGAGCAGACCTATGA
- a CDS encoding aspartate-semialdehyde dehydrogenase, translating into MKKNIAIVGVTGLVGQKMIEVLAEKKMDANYYFYASGRSAGKTILFLGRRKKVLELSEDSIKGKEIDYALFAIDGELSKKFAPLFAEIGATIIDNSSAFRMDKGIPLIVPEINFDAIKPHHKIIANPNCSTIQAVVALGPLHKKYKIKRIIYSTYQAVSGAGQAGMDDLKTGSANKFAHTICNNILPHIDTFEADGYTKEEHKIINETRKILKSDKIKISATTVRVPITNCHSESIFVQFKKKCSVEGAVQILRGSLGVVVLDDVKNNIYPMPIVADNKDEVFVGRIRKDKTVSSGLNLWVVADNLRKGAASNAVQIMQRLIETRE; encoded by the coding sequence ATGAAAAAAAACATCGCCATCGTAGGGGTAACGGGCCTTGTGGGGCAAAAGATGATTGAAGTGCTGGCCGAGAAAAAGATGGACGCCAACTATTATTTTTATGCTTCGGGGAGAAGTGCAGGAAAGACTATCCTATTTTTAGGCCGGCGCAAAAAAGTGCTGGAGCTTAGTGAAGATAGCATAAAAGGAAAAGAAATAGATTATGCGCTGTTTGCAATAGACGGTGAGCTTTCAAAAAAGTTTGCGCCGCTATTTGCCGAAATTGGTGCTACTATTATAGACAATTCAAGTGCGTTCAGAATGGATAAAGGCATTCCGCTTATTGTGCCCGAAATAAATTTTGATGCTATAAAACCGCATCATAAAATTATCGCCAATCCAAACTGTAGCACAATTCAGGCGGTAGTTGCACTTGGTCCGCTTCATAAGAAGTATAAAATAAAGAGAATAATATATTCAACCTATCAGGCGGTGAGCGGGGCGGGTCAAGCGGGCATGGACGACCTGAAAACGGGGAGTGCAAATAAGTTTGCTCATACAATCTGCAACAATATTCTGCCGCATATAGACACTTTTGAGGCTGACGGGTATACCAAGGAAGAACATAAGATTATAAATGAGACCCGAAAGATTTTGAAAAGTGATAAAATTAAAATTTCCGCCACAACCGTGAGGGTGCCCATAACAAACTGTCACAGTGAAAGCATATTTGTGCAGTTTAAGAAAAAATGCAGCGTTGAGGGTGCCGTTCAGATACTGCGCGGCTCTCTGGGCGTGGTTGTTCTGGACGATGTTAAAAACAACATATATCCCATGCCTATAGTTGCTGACAATAAAGACGAGGTATTTGTGGGAAGGATAAGAAAAGATAAAACAGTTTCAAGCGGACTTAACTTATGGGTTGTTGCGGACAATTTAAGAAAGGGGGCTGCTTCAAATGCGGTTCAGATAATGCAGAGACTTATTGAGACAAGAGAATAA
- the dapA gene encoding 4-hydroxy-tetrahydrodipicolinate synthase: MIFKGCATAIITPLTKDGSAVDFDSFKELIKFQLKGGVDALVFLGTTGAASTLSMSEREEIVRFALTTVDGRVPVIVGAGSNNTKDAIENSIKYQKLGADGLLHVTPYYNKCTQKGLVEHFGSIAEATTLPIILYNVPERTGLNMLPKTVEALSRNKSIVGLKEANSNIEQAAEIIKLCPKLMLYSGNDGMTLPIMSLGGNGVISVAGNIIPDIMSGLCEDFFEGKYEQAQKTQLKLVPLIKALFCETNPIPVQTALNLMGKTSSGFRLPLTDMSEENEKLLKKELKSFGLI, translated from the coding sequence ATGATATTCAAAGGTTGTGCCACTGCTATTATAACGCCGCTCACAAAAGACGGCAGCGCAGTGGATTTTGATAGTTTTAAAGAGCTTATAAAGTTTCAGTTAAAAGGCGGCGTAGATGCTCTCGTATTTTTGGGTACGACGGGAGCTGCCTCTACACTAAGCATGAGCGAGCGTGAAGAAATTGTACGCTTTGCCCTAACTACGGTAGACGGCAGAGTTCCTGTGATTGTAGGAGCCGGCAGCAACAACACCAAAGACGCTATAGAAAACAGTATAAAGTATCAAAAGCTTGGTGCGGACGGACTTCTGCATGTGACGCCGTATTATAACAAATGCACGCAAAAAGGATTGGTGGAGCACTTTGGCAGTATAGCCGAAGCTACAACGCTCCCGATAATTTTATATAATGTGCCTGAGCGCACAGGGCTTAATATGCTTCCAAAAACCGTGGAAGCGTTGAGCCGAAACAAAAGCATTGTAGGATTGAAGGAAGCTAATTCCAACATTGAGCAGGCGGCGGAAATTATTAAGCTATGCCCAAAGCTTATGCTTTATAGTGGAAACGACGGTATGACACTTCCGATTATGTCGCTTGGCGGCAATGGTGTTATCAGTGTTGCCGGTAATATTATACCGGATATTATGAGCGGACTCTGTGAAGATTTCTTTGAAGGAAAATATGAACAAGCGCAAAAGACACAGCTTAAGTTGGTCCCTCTTATCAAAGCGTTGTTTTGTGAAACCAATCCTATACCCGTTCAGACGGCGCTTAATCTTATGGGTAAAACCTCAAGTGGGTTTAGACTGCCCCTGACAGATATGAGCGAAGAAAACGAAAAGCTGCTTAAAAAAGAACTCAAAAGCTTTGGACTTATTTGA
- the asnB gene encoding asparagine synthase (glutamine-hydrolyzing): MCGIAGITSKTKAKIGRKHELMKLSLKDRGPNQDGICAEGKTAFVHTRLSVVDIEGGKQPMQLVWGGRHYTMVYNGELYNTAEIKAQLLNLGHKFEGHSDTEVLLHSYVEWGDKCPQQLNGIFAFAVYCFELDKLFFARDRIGVKPFFYTVKEGEFIFASEIKALFAAGIKPQMDKNSVANIVMLGPGRVQGSGVFAGIKELKPAECGYFKNGKLNIFSYWGLKDKKHMDSFDDTVFNVRTLVIDAIKRQLVGDVRVGTFLSGGLDSSIISSVASKHFDEPLHTFSVDYKDNDRYFVASKFQPNKDSDYIDIMNEYIGGVSHKTGLETKQLASAIFNAADARDLPGMADIDSSLLLFCQEIKKHVTVALSGECADEIFGGYPWFTDSEIKSRYGFPWAQNTTERFELLNNHWRGKIDGEHFVNELYEATIKSADVLSDATPNERRTKEMAMLNFNWFMQTLLDRKDRMSMYNGLEVRVPFCDHRIAEYLYSVPWEYKYHNNTEKGLLRQALSDHLPPTILQRKKSPYPKTHNPEYLSLMKERLQKILDDPSARLFDIIDKEALQKLMSAKDFKFYGQLMNVPQTFAYFVQLEYLLKKHDVEIIY, translated from the coding sequence ATGTGCGGAATTGCAGGTATAACAAGTAAGACAAAGGCGAAAATCGGAAGAAAGCACGAGCTGATGAAACTGTCACTTAAAGACAGGGGACCAAATCAGGACGGAATTTGCGCTGAGGGAAAGACGGCTTTCGTTCATACGCGGTTGAGTGTAGTTGATATTGAAGGCGGCAAACAGCCTATGCAACTTGTTTGGGGAGGCAGGCACTACACCATGGTTTATAACGGCGAGCTTTATAACACTGCCGAAATAAAGGCGCAGCTTTTAAACCTAGGTCATAAATTTGAGGGGCACAGCGACACCGAAGTTTTGCTTCATTCATACGTCGAATGGGGCGACAAATGCCCGCAGCAGCTTAATGGTATTTTTGCTTTTGCGGTGTATTGTTTTGAGTTGGATAAACTATTTTTTGCAAGAGACCGCATAGGCGTAAAACCATTTTTTTATACTGTTAAAGAAGGTGAGTTTATTTTTGCTTCCGAGATTAAAGCGCTTTTTGCTGCAGGCATAAAGCCGCAAATGGATAAAAACTCGGTAGCAAATATTGTTATGCTTGGCCCCGGTCGTGTTCAGGGTTCGGGGGTATTTGCTGGGATAAAAGAGCTGAAACCTGCCGAGTGCGGATATTTTAAAAACGGAAAGCTTAATATATTTAGCTATTGGGGACTTAAGGATAAAAAGCATATGGACAGCTTTGACGATACAGTTTTTAATGTAAGGACACTTGTCATTGACGCCATAAAGCGGCAGCTTGTGGGGGATGTCAGAGTCGGAACTTTTTTGTCGGGGGGTCTTGACTCGAGTATTATTTCATCGGTTGCAAGCAAGCATTTTGATGAGCCGCTGCATACATTTTCAGTGGACTATAAGGATAACGACCGATATTTTGTGGCAAGCAAATTCCAGCCTAATAAAGACAGTGATTATATAGATATTATGAACGAATATATCGGCGGAGTGTCGCACAAAACAGGACTTGAGACAAAGCAGCTGGCGAGTGCGATTTTTAATGCAGCTGACGCCAGAGACCTTCCCGGAATGGCGGACATTGACAGCAGTCTCCTGCTTTTTTGCCAAGAAATAAAGAAGCATGTTACGGTTGCATTGTCAGGTGAATGTGCGGATGAAATTTTCGGTGGATATCCTTGGTTTACGGACAGTGAAATAAAATCCAGATATGGCTTTCCGTGGGCACAGAATACAACAGAAAGGTTTGAGCTTTTGAATAATCATTGGCGCGGCAAAATTGACGGAGAGCATTTTGTTAATGAATTATATGAAGCAACAATAAAAAGTGCCGATGTTTTAAGTGACGCAACGCCCAATGAGCGGCGGACAAAAGAGATGGCAATGTTAAACTTTAATTGGTTTATGCAGACGTTGCTTGACCGCAAAGACAGAATGAGTATGTATAACGGATTGGAGGTTAGGGTTCCATTTTGTGACCACCGCATAGCGGAGTATTTGTATAGCGTGCCGTGGGAGTATAAATATCATAACAACACCGAAAAAGGGCTTTTGAGGCAGGCTCTCAGCGACCACCTGCCGCCCACAATTTTGCAGCGCAAAAAGAGCCCCTATCCAAAGACGCATAATCCGGAATATCTTAGTCTTATGAAAGAAAGGCTTCAAAAAATTTTGGATGACCCGAGTGCAAGATTGTTTGATATTATTGATAAAGAAGCTTTGCAAAAACTGATGAGCGCAAAAGATTTTAAGTTTTATGGTCAGCTTATGAATGTACCTCAAACTTTTGCCTATTTTGTGCAGCTGGAATATCTTTTGAAAAAACATGATGTTGAAATAATTTATTAA